Genomic window (Candidatus Neomarinimicrobiota bacterium):
ACAAACCTCCTTGGGAATTTACCTACAGGGATCAGGGAGACAGAAAGCTTTTTGATGATGAGTATAAGATCCAAAAGCAATGTTATGCTTTTGGAGAGGCCACCAAAAACTTTTTTGTCAATGACAAAAAACACCCCTACACGCATGATACTGATAAACCGTATTCTTGGATTCGTGGTTATCAGCTAGGTGGAC
Coding sequences:
- a CDS encoding GMC family oxidoreductase; this encodes MSSSNEYDAIVVGSGITGGWAAKELSEKGLMVLLLERGGNVRHGVDYKSEHKPPWEFTYRDQGDRKLFDDEYKIQKQCYAFGEATKNFFVNDKKHPYTHDTDKPYSWIRGYQLGG